The Nitrosospira lacus genome window below encodes:
- the hemA gene encoding glutamyl-tRNA reductase, translating into MQLFAFGINHQTAPLDVREQVSFPEDAMERALQDFVGHRPVREAAIVSTCNRTEIYCSTDKPEEATHWLADFHHLQARELEPYLYKLPREKAVKHAFRVASGLDSMVLGEPQILGQLKNAVKSAEHAGTLGMLLHKLFQRTFFVAKEVRSSTEIGANSVSMAAAATRLAERIFGDIGEQRVLFIGAGEMIELCASHFAARHPKRITVANRTSERAQVLAHRFNAQAITLNELPEQLALHDIVVTCTASTLPILGKGMVERAIKARKHRPIFMVDLAVPRDVEPEVAELDDVFLYSVDDLADIVKEGLDSRQGAVAQAEAIIDSNVINFMHWLESRELVPTIRALRDQAERYRRHELERARKLLAKGEDPQKIMESLSNGLTNKFLHLPSYALNHAAAEERDDLVDLINRLYHLHRPE; encoded by the coding sequence ATGCAGCTATTTGCCTTTGGCATTAATCATCAGACCGCGCCGCTGGATGTCCGGGAGCAGGTTTCATTTCCGGAAGATGCGATGGAGCGCGCGCTGCAGGATTTTGTGGGCCACCGTCCGGTAAGAGAGGCCGCGATCGTTTCAACCTGCAATCGCACCGAGATTTATTGCAGCACCGACAAACCGGAAGAGGCAACGCACTGGCTGGCGGATTTCCACCACTTGCAGGCACGCGAACTGGAACCGTATCTTTATAAGCTGCCTCGTGAAAAAGCGGTCAAGCATGCCTTTCGGGTGGCCAGCGGACTGGATTCCATGGTGCTGGGCGAGCCGCAGATACTCGGCCAATTAAAGAATGCGGTAAAGTCCGCCGAGCATGCCGGCACGCTCGGGATGTTGTTGCACAAGCTGTTTCAGCGTACTTTCTTCGTCGCCAAGGAAGTTCGCAGCTCCACCGAGATCGGCGCGAATTCTGTCTCCATGGCTGCTGCCGCCACGCGGCTGGCCGAGCGGATTTTTGGCGACATCGGCGAGCAGCGCGTATTGTTTATCGGCGCGGGGGAAATGATCGAGCTATGCGCCAGTCATTTCGCCGCGCGTCATCCGAAGCGCATCACCGTCGCCAATCGTACCAGTGAGCGCGCACAGGTTCTGGCGCATCGTTTCAATGCGCAGGCGATTACGCTGAATGAGCTTCCCGAACAATTGGCATTGCACGATATTGTGGTGACCTGTACCGCGAGCACGCTGCCCATACTGGGTAAGGGCATGGTGGAGCGTGCGATCAAGGCGCGCAAGCATCGCCCGATTTTTATGGTGGACCTGGCAGTGCCGCGAGATGTCGAGCCGGAAGTGGCGGAACTGGATGATGTGTTTCTCTACTCCGTGGACGATCTTGCCGACATCGTCAAGGAAGGATTGGATTCACGCCAAGGCGCGGTAGCCCAAGCCGAGGCGATTATCGACTCGAATGTGATCAATTTCATGCACTGGCTGGAGTCGCGCGAGCTGGTTCCCACCATCCGCGCATTGCGTGATCAGGCCGAACGATATCGGCGCCACGAGCTGGAGCGGGCCAGGAAGCTTCTGGCCAAGGGCGAAGATCCCCAGAAAATCATGGAATCCCTGAGCAACGGCCTGACCAACAAATTTCTGCATCTTCCCTCTTACGCGCTCAATCATGCCGCGGCGGAAGAACGTGACGATCTCGTCGATCTGATCAACCGCCTGTACCACCTCCACCGTCCAGAATGA
- the prfA gene encoding peptide chain release factor 1 has protein sequence MNKSIAAKLTQLSVRLEELNRLLSSETITANLDNYRKLTRERAEIAPVVELYNAYLQSERDIQTAQGMCGDAEMREFADAEMREGKERLTQIGAELQKQLLPKDPNDERSIFLEIRAGTGGDESALFAGDLFRMYARFAERQRWQVEIISQSPSEAGGYKEIIAKIIGNGAYSKLKFESGGHRVQRVPATETQGRIHTSACTVAVMPEADEIMDVVLNPAELRIDTFRASGAGGQHINKTDSAVRITHLPTGIVVECQDGRSQHKNKAQAMSVLAARIRDKQTQEQQSKQAATRKSLIGSGDRAGRIRTYNFPQGRITDHRVNLTLYKIEQIMDGDLSELCSALMSEHQAEQLAAMGE, from the coding sequence ATGAATAAAAGTATCGCTGCCAAGCTCACGCAGCTCAGCGTGCGCCTGGAGGAGTTGAATCGTCTGCTGAGCAGCGAAACCATCACCGCCAATCTCGATAATTATCGCAAACTGACGCGTGAGCGGGCAGAGATCGCGCCTGTAGTGGAGCTTTACAATGCCTATCTCCAGAGCGAGCGCGATATTCAAACCGCGCAGGGGATGTGCGGCGACGCCGAAATGCGCGAGTTTGCCGACGCCGAAATGCGCGAGGGCAAGGAGAGGCTCACGCAGATCGGGGCGGAATTGCAGAAACAGCTACTGCCCAAGGATCCCAACGACGAGCGCAGTATTTTTCTCGAAATCCGTGCCGGGACAGGCGGGGACGAATCCGCGTTATTCGCGGGTGATTTGTTTCGCATGTATGCGCGCTTCGCGGAGCGCCAGCGCTGGCAGGTGGAAATTATTTCGCAAAGCCCGTCCGAAGCGGGGGGGTACAAGGAAATCATCGCCAAGATCATCGGTAACGGCGCTTATTCCAAACTCAAGTTCGAATCAGGCGGTCATCGTGTGCAACGTGTGCCCGCTACCGAGACTCAGGGTCGTATTCACACGTCCGCCTGTACCGTCGCGGTAATGCCCGAGGCGGACGAAATCATGGATGTGGTGCTGAATCCGGCGGAATTAAGAATTGATACCTTTCGCGCTTCCGGCGCGGGCGGTCAGCATATCAACAAGACGGATTCCGCGGTGCGTATCACCCACTTGCCGACCGGTATCGTGGTCGAGTGCCAGGATGGACGCTCGCAGCACAAGAACAAGGCACAGGCGATGAGCGTTCTGGCCGCGCGCATCCGCGATAAGCAAACGCAGGAACAGCAGAGCAAACAGGCGGCTACCCGCAAATCGCTTATCGGTAGCGGCGACCGCGCGGGACGCATTCGTACCTATAACTTTCCGCAAGGCCGAATAACCGATCACCGAGTCAATCTCACGCTTTACAAGATCGAGCAGATCATGGATGGAGACTTGAGCGAACTGTGCTCAGCACTCATGTCCGAGCATCAGGCAGAGCAATTGGCGGCGATGGGCGAGTAG
- the prmC gene encoding peptide chain release factor N(5)-glutamine methyltransferase, whose product MPQITILQALHQARRDIGDTDARMLLQSVLSVSPAHLATHPEQELTAEQAQSFCLLTTRRVHGEPVAYLVGKREFYSLDFNVTPAVLIPRPETELLVDLALQRISPDRPCKVLDLGTGSGAIALTLARHRPLADIVAVDFSSDAVAVAKMNARQLNVSNVRIIEADWFGGLSGERFDLIVSNPPYIASGDPHLAQGDLRFEPRMALTGEAGSDGLDCIRCIITSAPRYLVADGVLLFEHGYDQAQACRHLLGKAGFRGVFSHPDLAGIMRISGGRLGSFPREAVRM is encoded by the coding sequence ATGCCGCAAATCACCATATTGCAAGCGCTCCACCAAGCGCGCCGGGACATTGGCGATACCGACGCGCGGATGCTGCTGCAAAGTGTGCTCAGCGTCAGCCCCGCCCATCTGGCCACCCATCCCGAGCAAGAGCTTACTGCGGAACAAGCGCAATCTTTTTGCCTGTTGACGACACGGCGCGTTCATGGCGAGCCGGTCGCCTATCTTGTGGGAAAACGTGAGTTTTACAGCCTGGATTTCAATGTTACGCCGGCGGTACTCATTCCCCGGCCCGAAACCGAATTGCTGGTGGATTTGGCGTTGCAACGGATTTCTCCGGACCGTCCTTGCAAGGTTCTTGACTTGGGGACCGGAAGTGGCGCCATCGCATTGACCCTAGCCAGGCATCGTCCGCTAGCCGATATCGTGGCGGTGGATTTCTCGTCCGATGCCGTGGCCGTAGCCAAAATGAATGCCCGGCAGCTCAATGTGAGCAATGTGCGCATCATCGAAGCCGATTGGTTTGGTGGGCTTTCCGGGGAAAGATTCGATCTCATTGTCTCCAATCCTCCCTACATTGCCAGCGGTGACCCTCATCTCGCTCAGGGCGACCTGCGCTTCGAGCCTCGCATGGCACTCACGGGAGAAGCAGGTAGCGACGGCCTTGACTGCATTCGCTGCATCATCACGTCCGCTCCCCGTTATCTGGTTGCGGACGGTGTGCTGCTGTTCGAACATGGCTATGATCAGGCGCAAGCATGCAGGCATCTGCTGGGTAAAGCGGGTTTCCGCGGGGTGTTTTCCCATCCTGATCTGGCAGGCATAATGCGGATCAGTGGCGGACGGCTTGGAAGTTTCCCGCGAGAAGCTGTTAGAATGTGA
- the grxD gene encoding Grx4 family monothiol glutaredoxin, producing MNTQETIKQQVTTHPVVLYMKGTPQAPQCGFSAHAVKVLNACGVDNLFAVDVLAEPEIRQGIKEYSSWPTIPQLYINGEFVGGSDIVTEMYQSGELQKLLQK from the coding sequence ATGAATACGCAAGAAACCATCAAACAGCAAGTGACCACCCATCCCGTGGTGCTCTACATGAAAGGTACGCCGCAAGCCCCCCAGTGCGGTTTCTCCGCCCATGCGGTGAAAGTCCTCAATGCGTGCGGGGTGGATAATCTTTTCGCGGTGGACGTGCTTGCCGAACCGGAAATCCGGCAGGGCATCAAGGAGTACTCAAGCTGGCCGACCATTCCGCAGCTTTATATCAACGGCGAGTTTGTCGGTGGGTCCGACATCGTGACGGAAATGTACCAGAGCGGTGAACTGCAGAAGCTGCTTCAGAAATGA
- a CDS encoding YqaA family protein — MDEQSSLLALFTSSFLAATLLPGGSEAVLFGVLTAYPELYWSALGIASVGNTLGGMSSYAIGLLLPDEKAFLKKSGGNMRGLAWVRNYGSPVLFLAWVPIIGDLLCVAAGWLRINWILAMLFMAAGKFARYWAIAAAMSP, encoded by the coding sequence ATGGATGAGCAATCCAGCCTGCTGGCGTTATTCACCAGCAGTTTTCTTGCCGCCACATTGCTCCCCGGTGGCTCGGAAGCAGTGCTATTCGGCGTTTTGACCGCCTATCCCGAGCTTTACTGGTCTGCCTTGGGGATCGCCTCGGTGGGCAATACCCTGGGCGGTATGAGTTCATACGCTATCGGGCTTCTCCTGCCTGATGAAAAAGCATTTCTGAAAAAATCCGGAGGGAATATGCGTGGACTGGCGTGGGTGCGTAACTATGGCAGTCCGGTACTCTTTCTGGCCTGGGTACCGATCATCGGCGATCTGTTGTGTGTCGCTGCGGGGTGGCTTCGGATCAACTGGATACTGGCAATGCTGTTCATGGCTGCCGGAAAGTTCGCGCGTTACTGGGCAATCGCGGCGGCCATGAGTCCCTAG
- a CDS encoding CADD family putative folate metabolism protein codes for MTTNVSLKQRIDSIIDARHLLKHPFYVAWTEGKLSKEQLRHYAEQYFHNVLAEPTYLSAVHFNTPHHHSETHSGDISVRQEVLKNLISEEHGEKNHPALWKTFALALGSSDKSLANAAALPGTARLVSTYRDICLNEPFYAGLAAMHAFESQVPAIAAVKIDGLAKFYGMDDPDSYEFFTVHQEADVHHSQAEWALIERFADTPEKQAEVLAATTRACDALWGFLDGIYENYCSDLACEEEAAVTIH; via the coding sequence ATGACAACCAACGTATCTCTTAAGCAAAGGATAGACTCCATCATTGATGCGCGGCATCTGCTCAAGCATCCTTTTTATGTGGCGTGGACCGAAGGCAAGCTATCGAAGGAGCAATTACGCCACTACGCGGAGCAGTATTTTCATAATGTGCTGGCCGAGCCGACCTATCTGAGCGCGGTGCATTTCAATACCCCGCATCATCATAGCGAAACGCACAGCGGCGACATCAGCGTGCGCCAGGAAGTATTGAAGAATCTGATCAGCGAAGAGCACGGTGAAAAGAACCATCCCGCCCTGTGGAAGACTTTCGCCCTGGCGCTGGGTTCCAGCGACAAGAGCCTGGCCAATGCCGCCGCCTTGCCGGGGACCGCGAGGCTGGTGTCGACCTACCGGGACATCTGCCTGAACGAGCCGTTTTATGCTGGACTTGCGGCGATGCACGCGTTTGAATCGCAAGTACCGGCAATTGCGGCCGTAAAAATTGACGGGCTGGCAAAGTTCTATGGAATGGATGACCCGGACAGTTACGAGTTTTTCACGGTGCACCAGGAAGCGGACGTGCACCACTCGCAAGCGGAATGGGCATTGATCGAGCGCTTTGCCGATACGCCGGAAAAGCAGGCCGAAGTGCTGGCGGCCACCACCCGGGCATGCGATGCGCTATGGGGATTTCTCGACGGAATCTACGAGAATTACTGCTCAGACCTGGCTTGCGAGGAAGAAGCTGCGGTTACGATACACTAA
- a CDS encoding LysR family transcriptional regulator, with product MLELRHLRTLAALHETGSVSRAAKRVHLTQSALSHQIKALQSHYGLPVIQRRGQSIELTDAGKHLVALAGKVLAEIQGTERDLAKISQQASGSLRIVLECHTCFDWLMPLMDEFRQHWPEVELDLVSGFHADPVKLLEEGGADVVIGSEHKRQRGIVHHPLFRFEILAVLAPEHPLRAKRILHAADFADVTLITYPVPEDRIDLILNVLKPAGIQPQRRTAELTVAILQLVASRRGVAALPSWGIKNYVDHDYVIARRIGANGLWSDLYASTLKETASRPYLRDFLTTARNTCFTTLDGIIPLE from the coding sequence ATGCTTGAGCTACGCCACCTCCGCACGCTTGCGGCATTGCATGAAACCGGCAGCGTGTCGCGCGCCGCCAAGCGCGTGCATCTGACCCAGTCTGCGTTGTCTCATCAGATCAAGGCACTGCAAAGCCACTATGGCCTGCCGGTCATACAGCGCCGGGGGCAATCCATCGAGCTCACCGATGCTGGAAAACACCTGGTGGCGCTTGCCGGAAAGGTATTGGCGGAAATTCAGGGAACTGAACGGGATCTCGCTAAAATCTCGCAGCAGGCATCGGGAAGTTTGCGCATCGTACTGGAGTGTCACACCTGTTTTGATTGGCTGATGCCGCTCATGGATGAATTCCGCCAGCACTGGCCGGAGGTGGAACTGGATCTGGTTTCCGGATTTCATGCCGATCCCGTCAAGCTGCTGGAAGAAGGGGGTGCGGATGTGGTCATTGGATCGGAACACAAGCGGCAGCGGGGTATTGTCCATCACCCGCTGTTCCGTTTCGAGATTCTCGCAGTATTGGCACCGGAGCATCCCTTGCGCGCAAAGCGGATCCTGCATGCGGCGGACTTCGCCGATGTCACGCTTATTACCTATCCGGTGCCGGAAGATCGCATCGATCTGATTCTCAACGTTCTGAAACCCGCCGGTATCCAGCCACAGCGGCGCACAGCGGAACTGACCGTCGCCATCCTGCAACTGGTTGCCAGCCGCCGCGGTGTCGCCGCACTACCCAGCTGGGGTATCAAGAACTATGTTGATCACGACTATGTGATTGCCCGCCGCATTGGCGCCAATGGCCTATGGAGCGACCTGTATGCGTCAACACTCAAGGAAACGGCATCCCGCCCCTATCTGCGGGACTTCCTGACAACCGCAAGGAATACCTGCTTCACTACATTGGACGGAATTATCCCGCTGGAATGA
- the metE gene encoding 5-methyltetrahydropteroyltriglutamate--homocysteine S-methyltransferase, with the protein MALTHNLGFPRIGARRELKQTLEACWRGDIDEQQLQIKAAELRKHHWIVQREAGIDLIPAGDFALYDQMLNMTALLGAAPARFNAGNDEIGLDLYFAMARGTASQPAMEMTKWFDTNYHYIVPEFNAHTRFRIASSQLFREVTEARVLGISPKVVLIGPLTYLYLGKETEPGFNRLDLLAHLLPVYREILARLASLDVEWVQIDEPFLALDVDDDWLDGLDQAYAALTGAGTKLPKLLLATYFEAVDNHAARLKKLPVDGLHIDLCRAPDQLDVFLEGYPASKVLSLGIIDGRNVWRADLVQALATLSRAQSTLGERLWIAPSCSLLHCPVDLELETRLDSEIKNWLAFSVQKLKEVSVLGQGLNQGENAIRDELDASARARQERRESPRNHNPVMQERLQRLTRNDSRRTSPFPVRQALQRQRFQLPDLPTTTIGSFPQTPEIRQARAAFRKGELTNLKYLEAMRKEIQLAVGKQEEIGLDVFVHGEAERNDMVEYFGEQLCGYAFTENGWVQSYGSRCVKPPILYGDIYRPEPMTVDWIQYAQSLTTKPVKGMLTGPITMLMWSFVRDDQPRSTTALQLALAIRDEVADLERAGIGIIQIDEPAFREGLPLKKADWNEYLKWAVEAFRVSSSGVKDDTQIHTHMCYSEFNDILPAIADMGADVITIETSRSRMELLDGFGQFKYPNEIGPGVYDIHSPRIPETGEMLELLEKACQVIDAKQLWVNPDCGLKTRSWPEVVTALERMVEAARQLRAQINTFQTEALSA; encoded by the coding sequence ATGGCTTTGACACATAATCTCGGTTTCCCCCGTATCGGCGCGCGCCGGGAGCTGAAACAGACGCTAGAGGCGTGCTGGCGTGGCGATATCGACGAACAACAGCTGCAAATCAAAGCGGCCGAATTACGGAAACACCATTGGATCGTACAGCGTGAAGCGGGTATTGACCTGATTCCCGCCGGTGATTTCGCACTTTACGATCAAATGCTGAACATGACAGCGCTGCTCGGCGCGGCGCCTGCGCGATTCAACGCGGGCAATGACGAAATCGGACTGGATCTGTATTTCGCAATGGCGCGTGGAACGGCGAGTCAGCCGGCGATGGAGATGACCAAATGGTTTGATACCAACTATCACTACATCGTCCCTGAATTCAATGCGCACACCAGATTCCGCATCGCATCGTCCCAGCTCTTCCGGGAAGTGACGGAAGCCAGAGTGCTGGGCATCTCGCCAAAGGTGGTATTGATCGGACCGCTGACCTATTTATATCTCGGCAAAGAAACGGAGCCCGGCTTCAACCGGCTCGACCTGTTGGCGCATCTGCTGCCGGTTTATCGTGAAATTCTGGCCCGGCTCGCATCGCTTGACGTGGAATGGGTGCAGATCGACGAACCATTCCTGGCGCTCGATGTGGACGATGACTGGCTGGATGGCCTGGACCAGGCATACGCCGCCCTGACTGGGGCCGGAACGAAACTGCCGAAGTTGTTACTGGCCACTTATTTTGAGGCGGTGGATAATCATGCTGCGCGTTTGAAGAAACTGCCGGTGGATGGCTTGCATATTGATTTGTGCCGCGCGCCGGACCAGCTCGATGTTTTTCTGGAAGGCTATCCGGCCAGCAAAGTTCTGTCGCTGGGTATCATTGATGGGCGCAATGTATGGCGCGCCGATCTGGTACAGGCGCTGGCGACCTTGTCGCGCGCGCAGTCGACCCTGGGCGAGCGGTTGTGGATTGCACCCAGCTGTTCGCTGCTGCATTGTCCGGTCGATCTCGAACTGGAAACCCGGCTGGATAGCGAGATAAAGAATTGGCTGGCGTTCTCGGTACAGAAGCTAAAAGAGGTATCGGTCCTCGGACAGGGGCTGAACCAGGGAGAAAATGCCATACGTGATGAGCTGGATGCCTCTGCAAGAGCAAGACAAGAGCGCCGTGAGTCACCGCGCAACCACAATCCGGTAATGCAGGAACGTCTGCAACGCCTGACGCGAAATGACAGTCGGCGTACGAGCCCGTTCCCGGTGCGGCAGGCGTTGCAACGGCAACGTTTTCAACTTCCCGATTTGCCCACCACAACGATTGGTTCATTTCCGCAGACACCGGAGATTCGCCAAGCCCGTGCCGCGTTCAGAAAAGGTGAACTCACTAATTTGAAGTATCTGGAAGCGATGCGCAAGGAGATCCAGCTGGCAGTAGGAAAACAGGAAGAGATCGGACTGGATGTGTTCGTCCACGGAGAAGCCGAGCGCAACGATATGGTGGAGTATTTCGGCGAGCAATTATGCGGCTACGCCTTTACCGAGAATGGATGGGTACAGAGCTACGGCTCGCGCTGTGTCAAGCCGCCAATTCTGTATGGCGATATCTATCGCCCCGAACCCATGACCGTGGATTGGATTCAATACGCACAGAGTCTGACCACAAAGCCGGTGAAAGGCATGCTGACTGGACCCATTACCATGCTGATGTGGTCGTTCGTGCGTGATGATCAACCACGCTCGACTACGGCGCTGCAACTTGCCCTTGCCATCCGTGACGAGGTCGCCGATCTTGAACGCGCCGGAATCGGTATTATCCAGATTGACGAGCCGGCCTTTCGCGAAGGGCTGCCGCTCAAGAAAGCTGACTGGAATGAATACTTGAAGTGGGCGGTGGAAGCCTTCCGCGTATCCAGTTCCGGGGTGAAGGACGATACACAGATACATACTCATATGTGCTACTCCGAGTTCAACGACATTCTGCCGGCAATCGCCGATATGGGCGCCGACGTCATTACCATCGAAACCTCGCGCTCACGCATGGAGTTGCTGGATGGATTCGGTCAATTCAAGTATCCCAATGAAATCGGGCCCGGCGTGTACGATATTCATTCGCCACGAATTCCCGAAACCGGCGAGATGCTGGAATTACTGGAGAAGGCCTGCCAGGTGATCGATGCAAAACAATTATGGGTTAATCCTGATTGTGGCCTGAAGACACGCAGCTGGCCGGAGGTTGTCACTGCACTCGAACGCATGGTCGAAGCCGCGCGGCAACTGCGCGCCCAAATAAATACTTTTCAAACGGAAGCTCTGTCAGCATGA
- a CDS encoding CADD family putative folate metabolism protein — MTTPISLKQRIDSIIDARHLLKHPFYVAWTEGKLSKEQLRHYAEQYFHNVLAEPTYLSAVHFNTPHHHSETHSGDISVRQEVLKNLISEEHGEKNHPALWKTFALALGSSDKSLANAAALPGTARLVSTYRDICLNEPFYAGLAAMHAFESQVPAIAAVKIDGLAKFYGMDDPDSYEFFTVHQEADVHHSQAEWALIERFADTPEKQAEVLAATTRACDALWGFLDGIYENCCPDLAIRDGRVAAH; from the coding sequence ATGACAACCCCCATATCTCTTAAGCAAAGGATAGACTCCATCATTGATGCGCGGCATCTGCTCAAGCATCCTTTTTATGTGGCGTGGACCGAAGGCAAGCTATCGAAGGAGCAATTACGCCACTACGCGGAGCAGTATTTTCATAATGTGCTGGCCGAGCCGACCTATCTGAGCGCGGTGCATTTCAATACCCCGCATCATCATAGCGAAACGCACAGCGGCGACATCAGCGTGCGCCAGGAAGTATTGAAGAATCTGATCAGCGAAGAGCACGGTGAAAAGAACCATCCCGCCCTGTGGAAGACTTTCGCCCTGGCGCTGGGTTCCAGCGACAAGAGCCTGGCCAATGCCGCCGCCTTGCCGGGGACCGCGAGGCTGGTGTCGACCTACCGGGACATCTGCCTGAACGAGCCGTTTTATGCTGGACTTGCGGCGATGCACGCGTTTGAATCGCAAGTACCGGCAATTGCGGCCGTAAAAATTGACGGGCTGGCAAAGTTCTATGGAATGGATGACCCGGACAGTTACGAGTTTTTCACGGTGCACCAGGAAGCGGACGTGCACCACTCGCAAGCGGAATGGGCATTGATCGAGCGCTTTGCCGATACGCCGGAAAAGCAGGCCGAAGTGCTGGCGGCCACCACCCGGGCATGCGATGCGCTATGGGGATTTCTCGACGGAATCTACGAGAATTGTTGTCCGGATCTCGCCATACGCGACGGCAGGGTTGCGGCGCACTGA